A genomic stretch from Candidatus Sericytochromatia bacterium includes:
- a CDS encoding glutathione S-transferase N-terminal domain-containing protein: MKLYNLERCPYCKMVRDRLKALNLSYETVEVPSERPDRHEVYAVSGQWTVPVLIDGEQVFDDEDKILAYLDATYGAPSGR, encoded by the coding sequence ATGAAGCTTTACAACCTTGAGCGCTGCCCCTATTGCAAGATGGTGCGCGACCGCCTGAAGGCGCTGAACCTCTCCTATGAAACGGTGGAAGTGCCTTCCGAGCGGCCTGACCGCCACGAGGTCTATGCGGTGTCCGGTCAGTGGACGGTGCCGGTCTTGATTGATGGGGAGCAGGTCTTCGACGATGAGGACAAGATCCTGGCATATCTCGACGCGACCTATGGGGCACCCTCGGGTCGCTGA
- the priA gene encoding primosomal protein N' → MTSSSPSDASASPSPARFADVWIDGVTLADPRPYTYAIPEAWIGRLRPGTPVIVPFGSQRHVGGYIVALHDAAPASGRTRALEDVVAGEVLPATIRDLLPWLAETTLAPVADVLQALMPRGTLTRVRRVVHLTDSPDALRAALAHSAPGAQKLADLLLSAPSGVPLGALQQAARRAQLVLADWRRQGLVRIQTTLVAPAGKARMQRFAVLAPPPSDLNLTPRQAEITDLLTRAGEALPTATLQRLAQTDNATLQRLAAKGAIRFEMRAVRRDLPVQAKGLLGPVPTPEQAAILEAILDAPAGQAFLLHGVTGSGKTEVYLRVIAESLAAGRGAIVLVPEISLTPQTARRFQDRFGDTVTIWHSGLSDGERFDAWQRIRAGEARVVVGARSAVFAPVPDLGVVIVDEEHESSYKQDSSPRYHARRVALERGRREQATVILGSATPSFESYAAARAGQLTLLRMHRRVGDRPLPPVQIVDMREEMRQGHRGTFSRALTDALRETLARQEQAILLLNRRGYSSFVFCRECGYTCRCSRCAVAMTHHQNPAHLRCHYCDARSLVPDTCPQCHGPYIRHFGAGTQQIEEACQRLLPEARIVRVDRDTTSRKGSHATLLDAFGAGQHDILIGTQMVAKGLDFPRVTLVGVMAADAALNLPDFRAAERTFQLLAQVAGRAGRHEWPGRVVVQAYEPDHPALQAAAQHDYEGFFHHEWPDREALRWPPVCALAVAIAAGADRELTQRVAERVAASLREIPEAEVFGPHEAPLAQLRGLHRQQIFLKCTDLEPHRAAIRRATALAAHAGVRLTLDLDPYQML, encoded by the coding sequence GTGACCTCCTCCTCTCCCTCGGACGCCTCCGCATCGCCCTCGCCGGCTCGGTTCGCCGATGTCTGGATCGATGGAGTGACGCTGGCAGACCCACGCCCTTACACCTACGCCATTCCAGAGGCCTGGATCGGCCGGCTGAGACCTGGCACGCCGGTCATCGTGCCATTTGGCTCCCAACGGCACGTGGGTGGCTACATCGTCGCCCTGCACGACGCCGCCCCGGCCAGCGGTCGCACGCGAGCGTTGGAAGACGTTGTGGCGGGCGAAGTCCTCCCTGCGACGATTCGCGACCTGTTGCCGTGGTTGGCGGAAACGACCCTTGCGCCAGTGGCGGACGTTCTGCAGGCCCTCATGCCCCGTGGCACCCTCACCCGGGTGCGCCGGGTGGTTCACCTGACGGACTCGCCCGACGCCCTGCGGGCAGCACTGGCCCACTCGGCCCCGGGGGCACAGAAGCTGGCCGACTTGCTTCTCTCGGCCCCGTCCGGGGTCCCCTTGGGGGCCCTGCAGCAAGCTGCGCGACGGGCCCAGCTGGTGCTGGCGGATTGGCGGCGTCAAGGCCTGGTGCGCATCCAGACCACCTTGGTGGCTCCTGCGGGCAAAGCGCGGATGCAACGTTTTGCCGTGCTCGCGCCGCCCCCTTCGGACCTGAACCTGACGCCACGCCAGGCCGAAATTACAGACCTGCTGACCCGCGCGGGCGAGGCCCTTCCGACCGCCACCCTGCAAAGGCTGGCTCAGACCGACAACGCCACCCTTCAACGCCTGGCGGCTAAGGGCGCCATTCGCTTCGAGATGCGGGCCGTGCGCCGCGACCTCCCCGTCCAGGCCAAGGGCCTGCTCGGCCCTGTGCCGACACCCGAGCAGGCCGCCATTCTGGAGGCCATCCTGGACGCCCCGGCGGGCCAGGCCTTCCTGCTGCACGGCGTGACCGGCAGTGGCAAGACGGAGGTCTATCTGCGCGTGATCGCGGAATCCTTGGCGGCCGGGCGTGGGGCGATCGTCCTCGTCCCCGAGATCTCCCTCACGCCGCAGACCGCCCGGCGCTTTCAAGACCGCTTCGGTGACACCGTCACGATCTGGCACTCGGGCCTGAGCGATGGCGAGCGCTTCGACGCCTGGCAGCGCATTCGCGCGGGCGAAGCCCGGGTGGTCGTGGGGGCTCGCTCGGCCGTCTTCGCTCCCGTGCCGGACCTGGGCGTGGTGATCGTCGACGAGGAGCACGAAAGTTCATACAAGCAGGACAGCAGCCCCCGTTACCACGCCCGCCGGGTGGCCCTGGAACGCGGCCGTCGGGAACAGGCCACGGTCATTCTCGGTAGTGCCACGCCCTCGTTCGAGTCCTATGCGGCCGCCCGCGCGGGACAGCTCACCCTGTTGCGCATGCACCGTCGGGTCGGCGATCGCCCCCTGCCTCCGGTGCAGATCGTCGATATGCGGGAAGAAATGCGCCAGGGACATCGCGGCACCTTTTCCCGAGCGCTGACGGATGCGCTCCGGGAAACGTTGGCCCGGCAGGAACAGGCGATCTTGCTGCTCAACCGACGGGGCTACAGTTCCTTCGTCTTCTGCCGGGAGTGCGGCTACACCTGCCGTTGTTCGCGTTGCGCCGTGGCCATGACGCACCACCAGAATCCGGCCCATCTGCGTTGCCACTATTGCGATGCCCGCAGCCTGGTACCCGACACCTGCCCACAATGTCATGGGCCCTACATCCGGCATTTTGGTGCCGGAACCCAGCAGATCGAGGAAGCCTGTCAGCGCTTGCTGCCCGAGGCCCGCATCGTCAGGGTGGACCGCGACACCACCTCCCGCAAAGGCAGCCATGCGACCCTGCTGGATGCCTTCGGGGCCGGCCAGCACGACATCCTGATCGGTACGCAAATGGTGGCCAAGGGACTCGACTTTCCGCGGGTGACCCTCGTGGGAGTCATGGCCGCCGATGCCGCCCTGAACCTGCCTGATTTTCGGGCTGCCGAGCGGACCTTTCAGCTGCTGGCCCAGGTGGCGGGGCGGGCCGGACGCCACGAGTGGCCAGGCCGGGTAGTGGTCCAGGCCTACGAACCGGACCATCCGGCCTTGCAGGCGGCCGCCCAGCACGACTACGAGGGGTTCTTCCATCACGAATGGCCGGACCGGGAGGCCCTGCGCTGGCCACCGGTCTGTGCGCTGGCGGTGGCGATCGCCGCAGGCGCCGACCGCGAATTGACCCAACGCGTGGCGGAGCGCGTGGCCGCCAGCCTGCGCGAGATTCCCGAGGCCGAGGTCTTCGGTCCCCACGAAGCCCCGCTGGCGCAGCTGCGGGGCCTGCACCGCCAGCAGATCTTTCTCAAGTGCACGGACCTCGAACCTCATCGTGCCGCCATCCGACGCGCCACGGCCCTGGCCGCCCACGCAGGCGTCAGGCTCACGCTGGACCTGGACCCTTATCAGATGCTCTAG
- a CDS encoding MarR family transcriptional regulator, translated as MSVERCPCFTLGLAHRRVQRFFEEALSPLGLTVAQAHVLHALFSQDQRQAKDLARELQVDAATLTPMLDRLERLGLVRRCPDPQDRRATRICLEERAHRLRPAVETTLSGATERLVSLYAPDEFATLMRLIQRLNLERLPPLAPVLSSETTISPAESNLERTL; from the coding sequence GTGTCCGTGGAGCGATGTCCGTGTTTCACCTTGGGGCTGGCCCATCGACGGGTCCAGCGCTTCTTCGAAGAGGCCTTGTCGCCTCTTGGCTTGACGGTGGCGCAGGCCCACGTGCTCCACGCCTTGTTCAGTCAGGACCAGCGCCAAGCCAAAGACCTGGCGCGTGAATTGCAGGTGGATGCGGCCACTTTGACGCCGATGCTGGACCGGTTGGAACGCCTGGGTCTGGTGCGGCGTTGTCCGGATCCGCAGGACCGCCGGGCCACCCGCATTTGCCTGGAAGAGCGGGCCCATCGCCTCCGCCCGGCGGTGGAAACGACTCTCTCCGGGGCCACCGAGCGACTTGTTTCGCTGTATGCTCCCGACGAATTCGCCACGCTGATGCGCTTGATCCAGCGCTTGAACCTCGAACGATTGCCCCCCCTGGCCCCGGTGCTGTCGTCCGAAACGACCATCAGCCCGGCTGAAAGCAACCTGGAAAGGACCCTGTGA
- a CDS encoding TMEM43 family protein translates to MRSVSPAPRPGSRPTWLARLHSSLLAGLLGLVLVASAVALAYRHETISNEAALAETAHAMAANAPSGDRVGQFVAATGIIDTPQLIGDEFLAPGHYLKLLRSVEMYAWEEQWLEDETEDRSEVLPRYIKVWTASPADSRRFRLPADHLNPPLPLTARSLLVEQASVSGLRLDLTRLLLPRLEPLRISTLQTQGGEVFEDKLYLAKANPRQPEVGDLRIGYAAYAPGGTVTVYGELETMGSLTPHRRDGVGMYRLFAGTQEDALAQLTREHGPQLWSWRFLMGLLSWAGLWLCLPRLNGRLSQLPFPGGHGRVISGAQTLPIALVMTGALVLAARATHHLGVAVAVEALALLLACHFWGELPARAKRKLT, encoded by the coding sequence TTGCGTTCTGTTTCCCCCGCTCCACGGCCCGGGTCTCGCCCGACCTGGTTGGCTCGCCTCCACAGCAGCCTGCTGGCGGGTTTGCTGGGCCTGGTCCTGGTGGCCAGTGCGGTGGCGCTGGCCTACCGGCATGAAACCATCTCAAACGAAGCGGCGCTGGCGGAGACGGCCCACGCGATGGCCGCCAATGCCCCCTCGGGCGACCGGGTGGGGCAGTTCGTGGCGGCGACCGGGATCATCGACACGCCCCAACTGATCGGAGACGAGTTCCTCGCGCCCGGACACTATCTGAAGCTCTTGCGCAGCGTGGAGATGTATGCCTGGGAGGAGCAATGGTTGGAGGATGAGACGGAGGATAGGTCCGAGGTGCTCCCTCGTTATATCAAAGTCTGGACGGCCTCTCCCGCGGATAGCCGTCGCTTTCGCCTCCCTGCCGACCACCTGAACCCGCCGCTGCCCTTAACGGCGCGCAGCCTGCTGGTGGAGCAAGCGAGCGTGTCGGGCCTGCGGTTGGACCTGACGCGCCTGCTGTTGCCACGCCTGGAGCCCCTGCGCATCAGCACCCTTCAGACCCAAGGAGGGGAGGTATTCGAGGACAAGCTCTACCTGGCCAAGGCCAATCCCCGGCAGCCCGAGGTGGGAGATCTGCGCATCGGCTATGCCGCCTACGCCCCAGGCGGAACCGTCACGGTCTATGGCGAACTCGAGACGATGGGCAGCCTGACGCCTCACCGACGGGATGGCGTGGGCATGTACCGCCTCTTCGCCGGTACGCAGGAAGATGCCCTGGCCCAGTTGACCCGGGAACACGGCCCCCAGCTGTGGAGCTGGCGCTTCCTGATGGGCTTGCTGTCCTGGGCGGGACTCTGGTTGTGCTTGCCTCGACTCAATGGCAGGCTGAGCCAGCTGCCTTTCCCTGGGGGACATGGCCGGGTGATCTCCGGGGCCCAAACGTTGCCGATCGCGCTGGTCATGACAGGCGCCCTCGTGCTCGCGGCACGCGCCACGCATCACCTGGGTGTGGCCGTGGCCGTGGAAGCCTTGGCGCTGCTGCTGGCCTGCCACTTCTGGGGCGAACTTCCCGCGCGCGCCAAACGCAAATTGACTTGA